The genome window ACACATGCGGAATTCCCCATAAGGGGAATCATCATGGACCACGCGTTCACGACCTGCGACATACGAATGCAGTACATGCTCTTGTACAGATGGGGCACAAAGGAATGGACTTGTATGCCAGTTTGCCAATTCTCTCAACATGCCTGGGACATCACTCGCTGAAAGCGACAGAGCAGTATGTTCGCCTCACATGCAACATGTATCCAGAATTGGAAGAGCAATGTTCTGAAATCAACGCTTTTGTCTATCCAAAGATATGTAAAGCCTATGACTACGACGACTGACTTTGCCAAACATTTAAGCCGCTTTCTGGTAGAATACCTGCCTCATGAGCGTAATGTAAGCCCTAACACCATATCCTCCTATAGAGATGCATTTGTACAATTTATTGACTTCATGAAAGATATTAAAGGAATCACAGTTGAAAAATTGCAATTGAAACATCTCACGAGAGTAAGTGTAACCGAGTATCTCGAATGGCTACTTAACAAGCGAAAATGCTCTGCAGCGACACGTAACTATCGGCTTGCTGCCATTCATTCTTTTTGTCATTACTTGCAATATAGCGTCATAGAAATGATAGAAGAATGGCAAAAGATCCTAACTATTAAAGCCATAAAAACATCAGGGACAACACTTAACTACCTGACAATAGAAGGTATCAAGTTGTTGCTGGCTCAGCCTGATACATCAACTTGGAGAGGCCGAAGAAATCTCGCTTTACTCTCACTAATGTATGATACGGGAGCAAGAGTCTCTGAAATAGCAGATCTTACTGTGGATAGTGTGCGCATAACCCATGAGCCATATACCATACGTCTGTTCGGAAAAGGACGCAAAGCACGAATAGTACCGCTTGTAAAGGAACAGGTGTCAATTCTATGTGAATATATGGAAGAGAATCATCTTAACGATTGCAACAAAGCTGCGTCTCCACTTTTCTATAATGGCAGAAATGAAAAGCTAACGCGTGAGGGTATCACATACATTCTTTGTACTTATGCAAACATGGCAAGGAAGGTGTCTCCAGAACTTATTCCGCAAAGGATTAGTTGTCACTCTATACGTCATAGTCGAGCTATGCATCTTCTACAGGCTGGAGTCAACCTTATTTATATTAGAGATTTGCTAGGACATGTCTCTATTCAAACAACGGACATTTATGCTCGTGCAGACTCTAAAGCAAAACGTGAGGCGTTCGAAAAGGCGTATACAGATCTCACACCTAACCGAGAGGCTGATAAATCTTGGGAAAACAATAAAAATCTCAGAGATTGGCTCAGAGGTCTGAAGAAATAGTTATCATTATGAGAAGTCGAACGGAGAAGCATTCTCCTAAAGTTCTGATCTTCAATAATACTTTTCCATTCACTTCTCATAATGTTATTCTTGTCATAAAAGTAATTATGTAAAGCTTCTCATAATTACTTTCGTGACGCCAAAGGCTATACTGGTCTTATGGACTGCCAGGCTCGTGATAAGTGGAAACTCGATTTTGCTTTCAATGCTTCGTTCACATCACTAAATGTTGCCAGGGTAACTATGAAGGAGATGGGAATGGAATATTCTATGTCTTCATTTAAGTCACTGGTGACCAACATTTATCTGGTGAAACGAATTTTTAAAGCAAGCGGGTACACCCCGAACCGAACTTTAATTAGCAAAATTTTCAAAGATCTCTCGTGCTTACAGCGTATAGCTGCTTAGCACATTATTGAATTATTAACGAACTATTGATACAATAAACACAATTTTAAATCGGCAGGTCATCAGATAATCTGATGGCATTTTTGTTGCTGTGCAGATAGGAAATCCAGAAAATTTGTACTTTTGTAGTCGATATTTAAGAAAAAAGAGTCAACGTATCAATATTTTTTGTACCTTTACCGACAAAACGGATATGATTGTCCGCTAACTTCATGATGATTGGCTTACGAACAGATTATTCGCAATGGTCAGTTAATGGCAGGTTGCCAAACAGAAAATCTGATTATTCTTATGGTTGGAGAAGTTTATAGTCAAGAGAAAAAATAGATTTACTTTTATGGAGAAGTTTGAAATATTTAAATTAAGGCTCTGTAAAGGCTTATTTAATGGCATTATATCTGATTACATATTAGCTGTAGTTAAGAGTACAGAGCATATTTTAGAAGGACCAATATTAGCTGAAATTTTAGATGATTCTTATGTCACGAAGTTTAAAGACTACATTCATGGCAATAACCTAAAATTTCAAATAGATAATTGTGTGCTGTTACCTGAGGAATTACGTTTTATCTATGGTAACGTATCTAAATTTATTCTTAATGGAAAATACGTGAGAAAATTCAATAATTTCTACAGCGGTATCAGAACTGTAAAATATAATGCTGTAGAATATGAAGACTTTTATACTGGACAAATTCCTGATGGAATGACGTTAAATGGTCCTATTTCTCTTAATGATTTACTCCCCATAGTCTATACTGAAATATCTGTATTTTGCGCTCGTGATGATAGAAGATGTTTAGCAGATATTGCCGATAGAATACGTAAACGCTATTATTTACCGTTTTCTGCAACATCATTTCCTTGTGTTTCTCGCTCGGAATTTGATAAAAGTATGTCTGATAAGAGTAATAAAAATAAGAAGTTACAAAGTGAAAGTGTATATAAACTATATAATGTTCGAGTTCAACCAGACAGAAAACATTTTCGTGTAAACCTTTATAATGAGCATTGTGTATATGAACCTGACACTATAGATTATGAACTATGTGACTCTGTTTGGGCTTCAGAGTTACTACCATACCAAGGTCGTTCTGTAAATATTCCCGAGTATAATAGTGAAGGCTTACCACTGGGCATTTTATGGGGACATAATATTTTTTGTAATCTTTCTTTTCAACCTAGTTATCAAATAATAGGTGAGAATCGTCAGATTAGGACAGATAAATATGGTTATCATTATAAAGATTCTCAAGTGTGGGCTTTTTGTTTAGTATCGAAAGTTGACGAATATGGTAATTGGGTTTATATTAAAGGATATGATCCAATATATCAAAGAATGCAGATAGAAGAGAAGAAATATAAACCAACACCAGAGGCTATAGAATCAGAAATAAATGACATATATGTTGAGGATATAGATTTAGAAGAATATCGCCATAGATTCAGAAATAGTGATTTTTCAAAATCAGTTTCTGAGTCAACCTCATCTATTGAATATGTTGATTTTAATGTTAGGTATGATAAGTACTCTTCCTACAGTATGTATCCTTTTATATGCTTACCTATTATGGAAACACCAATCATGCCCTATAGAATACAAAAAAGAGTTTACAATCGTGGAATTCAAGAAGATTCATTTGAAAAAATGCTTTCTCGATTCATAAAAGATCCTTATGAGGTCAGATCTGATATTGGTTTGGTAAATGACAGAGACTTATGTTATGAACCCGATATTGCTATTGTTCATCAGGGACATCCTCATGTTCATATTGATATAGAGATTGACGAACCTTATTCTGTTAATAACGAACCAATTCATTATATCGAATGTGATAATGACCAAAAGAGGAATAAATATTTTGTTGACCATGGGTGGATTGTTATTCGTTTTTCAGAGAGACAGATTACACTTTATCCTAAAGGTTGTTTAAAAGTAGTCGAAGATGTTTTGTCATCAATTGATTCTACGTATTTGCCTGAAAAAAAACCTTTAAATGAACAAATTGTCTCCGAAAGACATTGGTCACTTGAAGAGGCCCGTCAAATGATAGCAGCAAATGAGAGGTCGAAATATTTAGGTTTAGACATTGTGCAAAAGTCTGTCCCAAATAGTGGTGAAACATTCCCAAAACAACTGACAGAATCAGAAAAACGTGTTAGAGCGGAAATAAAATCTCAGAATGAGTCAGACTTGCAAAGGGAAGAAGTACAAGAATTATCATTTTCTGCCCAAACAGGCAAAAAAGTATCTTGGTGGCGAAGAATCTTGCGTTATTTTATAATGCTAAAAAATAGATAGAAATAAAATGTGATTTTAGGACCCCATCTTTAACATATAAACCAAGACGCAGGCAGTACGAATTCAAATAAAGAGTTTGACGCACATTTTCAGTGCATCAAACTCTTTATTTTTTATCTACAATAGTTTATTTTACTGCAACCTTGATTGTATTATCACCAAATTTTGCAATAACCATGGTTTCTGATACAGCGCAGGATGCGGTACCGTCAACGGCAGAAGATGAGCCGATAAGCTTGCCATCAGCTGCATAAAACTTAACCACCTCGCCATTATCAAGACCCGAAATGCAGACGATGCCATCATGAGCGGAAGCCACAACGCCACGGGTTCTAGCCTGATAGATGTTGGTTGTATTTCCAGGTTGGCATTGACCCAATATAGTGTTGCCTTAGCCTTTTCGGATGCAGAATAGCCATCAGCTGTTGCATATACAGATATGTCATAAGCTGCTGAAAGAGATACATTACCGTCTTCGCAAAGTGCATCTGTAGCCATATCCTTATCACTGATAGTATAGTGATACTTTGCTCCTGCTGTTTCGCTAGAGAACTTTAATTTTCCTGCACCATAAAAGATTGATGGAGTGGCACATGGGGTAACAGGTTTATCGTCATCACCAGATTCGTTTGGATTCCAGGCAGATATATTAATAAAATCAGAGCCGAAAGTTTTCTTAGAATCCTGAAGATATTCCGCTGGGACTTTTATTCCTATATAGTTTGACAACCCCATGCTAGAGTAATCACATGTTGGTGGTACACCTTTAAAAAAAATTGTATTAAGTTTTACACTGTTTATGAAGGTACTATATTCTCCTATCCATTTTACTGATGCGGGAATAGTAATGGAAGTCAAACTAGTGCAATACGCAAAACATAAAGAACCAATAGATGTTACGGATGCAGGAATGGTTATTGAAGTCAAACTACTGCACCCATAGAAACAAGCTTTACTCAACGATGTTACAGATGGCGGAATGGTTATTGAAGTTAAGCTTTTGCAATCCCAAAAACAACTCCAATCCAAAGAAGTTACTGATGAGGGAATAATTATTGAAACTAAACTACTGCAACCATAGAAACAAGCTTTACTCAACGATGTTACAGATGGCGGAATGGTTATTGAAGTTAAGCTTTTGCAATCCCAAAAACAACTCCAATCCAAAGAAGTTACTGATGAGGGAATAATTATTGAAACTAAACTACTGCAACCATAGAAACATTCATACCCCAATGATGTAACAGATGAAGAAATGACTATAGAAGTTAAGCTACCACATTCCTTGAAGCAACGAACACCAATTACCGTTACAGTTGAAGGAATTGTGATGGAACTCAAGTTATAACAGGCACTAAAACATTCTGCTCCTAAAGTTACAACAGAATATTCCGCTCCATCTGTGCCTTTTATTTTTCCAGGAACAACAATATCTCCAGCATATTTTCCATTCGTTTTAGGTATGAGTATTGCTGTCTTTGTCTCTGAATCTAATTTGTAATTTAGACCATCTATTTCTTCAGCAAATGCACTACTAGTGGTCAGAACGAGCATAACCACCATAATAATAAAGCTCTTAAAAGAGTTGTGGGCTGATAGGCTTAGCCTGTCCGTTTTTAAACGTAAAATGTCCCATAAATAAATATTTTACTAATTCAACAATATCAGATTATTCAATAACGAATATCCAAATGGTTGGATTGAATGTTGACATAATATATTTTTCCAATACCATAAGTATACCTCGATTCCCAACTTGTTCCCAGAAGTTGCATTAGTAACTAAATTTAAATGAAATGGCGTGGGACTATTGTTCTGTCGCCGAAATAGAGGTTGTGGAAAGACCTTTCAACTAGCAACTAACAATAGCCCACGCCAAAAGGTATATCGATACCTTCCCCTTAAAGAGAAAAGAATACAATAATCCCCTAGCGTGAGCCGTATTGCAGTTCGTCATAGTTGAATTTTGAAATTTCCACATCTCTATTTCAAGACTAACGTTCAATACGCTCATTCATTTGAGTCTTCATCGCAGCCATTCTTTTCCGTCTACTCCAACTCTGACCGCAAAAGTAAGCAATATTCTTGATACTGCCAAACTTTTAGCCACTTTTTTATCGGAAGAACTTGATTTTTCTGAAAAGGATAAGAAAAAGGCATCGGATGGCGCCACTGCCAAAAAGATAGCACTTCCACATTCCTATTTCATGACGGCTCCGATGCCTATATACCTCAAACTTTTCTATCCTCCAAATATCAAAACCTACCTTGTATGAAATGCCATTCTGTATGTATCAAATGACAAAGAGGAGGCGTCATAAGTCTAAATTACAGTTGGCGCATAACAGTTGACCTACGCATGCACATCACCTGTTGTGCAAACGCATATCAGCTGATATGCAAGCGCACAACAGCTGTTGTGCGACCGGAGATACTAACTAACTCAAAAACATATACTATCTTTTCTAACAACTTATACTATGTTTTCCAACAACATATCAGCAACATTCCAACAAACAAAAAAGGGTGAA of Segatella copri contains these proteins:
- a CDS encoding endonuclease domain-containing protein, whose amino-acid sequence is MEKFEIFKLRLCKGLFNGIISDYILAVVKSTEHILEGPILAEILDDSYVTKFKDYIHGNNLKFQIDNCVLLPEELRFIYGNVSKFILNGKYVRKFNNFYSGIRTVKYNAVEYEDFYTGQIPDGMTLNGPISLNDLLPIVYTEISVFCARDDRRCLADIADRIRKRYYLPFSATSFPCVSRSEFDKSMSDKSNKNKKLQSESVYKLYNVRVQPDRKHFRVNLYNEHCVYEPDTIDYELCDSVWASELLPYQGRSVNIPEYNSEGLPLGILWGHNIFCNLSFQPSYQIIGENRQIRTDKYGYHYKDSQVWAFCLVSKVDEYGNWVYIKGYDPIYQRMQIEEKKYKPTPEAIESEINDIYVEDIDLEEYRHRFRNSDFSKSVSESTSSIEYVDFNVRYDKYSSYSMYPFICLPIMETPIMPYRIQKRVYNRGIQEDSFEKMLSRFIKDPYEVRSDIGLVNDRDLCYEPDIAIVHQGHPHVHIDIEIDEPYSVNNEPIHYIECDNDQKRNKYFVDHGWIVIRFSERQITLYPKGCLKVVEDVLSSIDSTYLPEKKPLNEQIVSERHWSLEEARQMIAANERSKYLGLDIVQKSVPNSGETFPKQLTESEKRVRAEIKSQNESDLQREEVQELSFSAQTGKKVSWWRRILRYFIMLKNR
- a CDS encoding site-specific integrase, encoding MTTTTDFAKHLSRFLVEYLPHERNVSPNTISSYRDAFVQFIDFMKDIKGITVEKLQLKHLTRVSVTEYLEWLLNKRKCSAATRNYRLAAIHSFCHYLQYSVIEMIEEWQKILTIKAIKTSGTTLNYLTIEGIKLLLAQPDTSTWRGRRNLALLSLMYDTGARVSEIADLTVDSVRITHEPYTIRLFGKGRKARIVPLVKEQVSILCEYMEENHLNDCNKAASPLFYNGRNEKLTREGITYILCTYANMARKVSPELIPQRISCHSIRHSRAMHLLQAGVNLIYIRDLLGHVSIQTTDIYARADSKAKREAFEKAYTDLTPNREADKSWENNKNLRDWLRGLKK
- a CDS encoding leucine-rich repeat domain-containing protein; amino-acid sequence: MVVMLVLTTSSAFAEEIDGLNYKLDSETKTAILIPKTNGKYAGDIVVPGKIKGTDGAEYSVVTLGAECFSACYNLSSITIPSTVTVIGVRCFKECGSLTSIVISSSVTSLGYECFYGCSSLVSIIIPSSVTSLDWSCFWDCKSLTSITIPPSVTSLSKACFYGCSSLVSIIIPSSVTSLDWSCFWDCKSLTSITIPPSVTSLSKACFYGCSSLTSITIPASVTSIGSLCFAYCTSLTSITIPASVKWIGEYSTFINSVKLNTIFFKGVPPTCDYSSMGLSNYIGIKVPAEYLQDSKKTFGSDFINISAWNPNESGDDDKPVTPCATPSIFYGAGKLKFSSETAGAKYHYTISDKDMATDALCEDGNVSLSAAYDISVYATADGYSASEKAKATLYWVNANLEIQPTSIRLEPVALWLPLMMASSAFRVLIMARWLSFMQLMASLSAHLLPLTVPHPALYQKPWLLQNLVIIQSRLQ